ctttaaaaccttcttattcatctaatgatctcaagtcttaccgtcctatatcagtattaccttcctttagtaaagttctggaaaggcttgtcttatcaagaattgagtggttttctgaagtcaacaatctctttcctagtgaacaaacaggtttcagaaaaggacatagctctttagataacattacccggctagaaattgatgtttgtaattccctcaaaaaaagacatgtcacaatggctgttctgtttgactggtcgaatgcctatggaaatgtagtccacaataaattattggaaatcctaataaatcttgacttcccgtatccttttataagttttataaagtcttttctaactgatagatatttttacgttcaagtaaatcagtctagaagtgagcaatgccccattacgagaggacttcctcaaggtgcaatattgagtcctcttctattcaacttgtatgtttctgaatttcaagtatctcatgcatcatttggcctttatgcagatgatttgatcatttggaAGTCAGGAAGGGATATTAACCTTCTTCAAAGCCTTATTCAACATGATATAAGTCTAGTCAagagattctctttagcatttggcttcccaataacaatcagtaaaactaaagccattatatttactaatggtactctagatcctcctaatccactGACAATTTTCCCAAGGGAGATCCCATTTTGCAATTTagtgaagttacttggtttattaatggattctaaaatgcagtggcatgaacatattaattctttgaaatctctgattattcagagactttgtattctaaaaagacttgctggaagtaagtggggatgtcacccaaagattattttggatttttacaaattatatattcgttcaaatatagaatatggaattcaaatattttcagctcgtcccccatcctcattcaaaatccttgaatctttacaaaattctgctattcgaatagctttgggtgtgcataagcatactcctctgtcaaagttaagaacactgtcgggattggtgtccctaagtgaaagagcatctagtctaaggataaagtatttctcgcaaatccaggcttatggagccaagcatgctgtatatgcacatacctttgctgagaagtcagcctgtcccaatgcccattcatcatggaatcagtttcaactggaggtcccaaactggaatcaacattcgcttcatgcatatccctttactgagtcccccccatgggaaatgagtcctccaagctgtcaagtagaacttatctctattagtaaagatttgattcctaattatgagatccagactattttggctgaacacatctcaaaggcttaccccaactatagaaaaatatatactgatggatccgtccagagggaaagagctggagcaggagcatgtatcccatccctgaatttgaatatttattctcctctcccattgggatcttctatcctgtctgctgaattatgtgccatccgcctggccttggatgctcttataaattataacattgaatctgaaaatatactctgtctctccgactctaaatcagcattactactgatccaaaatattaatagaattgctaatgacaaagatttatataatattagaagacagcttcttaatcttaagatcaaggaaaatgaagtttattttcaacatgttcctagtcataaaggtataaaatataatgatatggctgattctctagcagcaaaggcttccatgttatctcctagtccttcctctgacctcaattcacgagatattatcaggcaaagatccaaagttaatcacagtacattaatgttatcgccatttcatacaagattaaatacagtgctatattaccgactgaaatcaggtgccctacttctaaatagcttgttatttaattggaagctacatcattcccctttatgccgaatctgcttttcaacagaggaaacaatccagcatattttatttgattgccaggctcagagtgaggagactgttgctcttaagcgtttctgctccttggctaagattccaaatacttatacagctatcctggattctaacctgccatgggaaattgatcgtaagatatttaaggcagcaattgataccttaaagaagagaaatattgtttaataaggattaaagcttgaagaagtcaatttttaatgggacgcgatttatccatagtttttgattgtgcagaagagagcgggaatgagtaggaagagccgtattggtaccggccggcctagtgccttaaactgctggggacaggtagctcaggtactcgcacttcccacaatcaataacagtgtattattgttcataatcgtatatatccattgttcgCAGACTGGAGCagaatagcgcttccagtagctagtttttctgaagaagaagtcaaagaggtgaaaggacttgttgttagtccatatacctccctacaatttttggaactggaactggagTATGTCTTCAGATGGATCCGGGATGAAGGCACCACTTTTGTGTACCAGtgtggtgagttattgagccagattttttgttgttggctAGGTTGCACTAAAATAGACTTGAAAACTATGTTATTACCCTAgttaaaacttgcttttttcttgtgtgggtgggtgggttttttcttttactgggtgGGGGGGATATgtagataataaaatggttaagacaaatcttataaagttattgcaatattagttaaaTTTACTACTAAGctacttgagcaattatttcagagctggttatccgaatacaatttgtgtggccagaagtttaattgttagattgcaaattgtgattttcatttgtcttcttttagtcattccattcaagatgccttggatatttttttttattgtgatggattgtcttaatgctctggaaaggtaaaatatttcaattgcataggataggtaaatttcagtaggctaatcaatttaaagtcctaaattagcaaggGAAGCGTTTAGTTCACTAAACAATCACTtatatacagtgatttttttttaaaatcactgtATAATTTGAGTTCTTTGAActtcaattatacagccctgtttttggccgcCTTTAGCCTGTAGgctatccagttcctgattgccatttagtccaaattgcattttttctgttactcatttcttgtcaatactactaaggggtcatatttaagcactagagaagtatgcagctctgctttactttagcaccaaccctcctaatatggaaatctaaggctgaaatcacatattttctattgattctgccaatctatacctcaaccctagtacctgatcattgaagcaactgtggcaaaacaagaactggaaaaataagtaggctaaaaggtggcaaaatacatttaaaatatataatttgggctatatatttgcaaattaggcaggtcgggagtaaattttttgttttttcatattttgacttaaaaataaagtgaatatactacttgatgcctttttgtatgttctttacagatataataattgcttatattactactttaaatttaagcattttttgacCTTAGCTAacttaacaaattttggcagtgaaaaacatacattattttgtcaaaaatgaacaAGACACATactttaatagaaattttggcatcaaagaagaagaaaacagtataatattgtaaaatttataaatctaacttaattgtggaaaataaGTGCTTGTTAAttatataacatttaaaaaatagattagTAATGAAACAGTGAGTTTCAGTAGGTTCATTAATTACAAGTCCTAAACTAGCCtgggaagtgtttttttttttcactaaaaaatcaccacgctctttgaactccaattatatagccctgtttttggcccccttgaggcagtatccagttcctgattgtcatttacactaaatttcactttttctgttacctataGGCTacatgtttgcaccagttttaccattgggtaaaactggtacaaacagtattactggctttcatataaagtgaatataccacttgatgccttttttaatgctgtttacaatataataattgcttctaccgcaaattcagatttaagcactttttgacttcttaaaaatgacctatatatggggtcattacaaatctgtaatagtttagaaacaaatttgggcaacatatttgcacatcagggggtgggggtaaagtatagcatatattaaatatgtaaactaaccattgctggaatttttttatgtgtgtgctgttgcactggtgatttctcttattaaaatttgatgtgcataaacacattaaaagaaaaaaaatagcaatggttagtttacatatataatatatgctatgctttacccccccctccacctgttgtgcaaatatatagcccaaatttgtttctaaacaattacagatttgtaatgaccccatttataggtcatttttaagaggtcaagaggtgaaaaagtgcttaaatctgaatttgtaatagaagcaattattatatttgtaaagagaataaaaacaggcatcaagtggtatattcactttatatgaaagccagtaatactgttcgcaccagttttaccctcatttcttgttaatattgctaaggggtcatagttaagcactagagaagtcattgttaaataacatgtgcttatgtatatatagctttttgctacttattcttctctggttatataatgcttgatgtggtataagccaagagaaggacctgtagacctatagaagaaaacctgttaaaaaaagatgattctttgtaatttacataataattatagctttctacataCACATTCTACAtccagccctgctctactttagccccaaccctcctaatatggaaatctatagctgaaagtacatattttctattgattctgccaatatatccctcaaccctagtacctgttaattgaggcaactgtggcaaaacaagaactggaaaaacaggtaaaaggtggcagaaaacattggaaatatgtaatttgggctatatttgaTATTacatcaattaaacaaaaattaaaaaagcctcttctttgataaataaatattgaaagtttccatagattaacataaaaaaaaattatattgcatAAATAATTACtagaagaattgctaaggataacctgCACTTAAACGTAATTtggagtgagaaaccccttaaaTTAACCCTGTTTAAAGGCTTAgataaaacaattcaaaacatTGTTATCTAAACTTGACAAGAGGGTTCGTTTAAATGCCTACATTCCAGTCTtaactataccataaaaggtaataattgtttttcaatgcttGTGATCTAATTATGGAATacagtagcttaaaaaacagtgaaaagttgaatttttctaaggtaagcaaggacttacacttttaatagtaatataggatcaaatttgaccaaaatataagctgtaatgcacaaaaagctGCGTTATATAgaagagggggaaggggtatagttagggacctaaaaataacttcccgggatatactttagcctgtagacacatccctgaaagtttcaattcactagcccaacaactttccaagatagcaagaagtcaatggactagaattttacccgtTGGTTCTTAGGagggcagctatcacattggttagttattcaaatattaccaaatcaaacaggcctagtttctaaaccaacctataatttttagttgaaaaaaattagaatggtTTGGTCAATgcctatattatataatatatatattcattgagattgctgtctaaactagatttttaacataaagtaggggtaaaattttactttagctacttttggctatctttgaaagaggataggttaggaaaatgaaactttcagggatgtgtctagaGGCTAGAGTatgggtaaatttatagcaaacagtattactggcttttgtataaagtgaatataccacttgatgcgttttttatgctctttacaaatataataattgcttctaccggaAATTCATATttgaagcactttttgacctcttaaaaatgacctaaatatggattataaaaaggcttaaaacattggtctcaaactttataacattggactcaaacttactgtttaaaaataaatctatttttttaaatgatatattatccacaagcactgaatGTTATggcgtttttttctttcttgttgctgaaatttcaatgaaagcatgcgtttttggtccttttttttacaaaataataagatattttaaatatcttATTATATTTCACATTATATTcttcgaggaaattatagcctagtaaacaacacagcacttttactggattctgattattggataattttctgggcttggtttgttttgatgggcgttttcgcccaggatgaaaatttgagaaaaaaattccaggaacagttgagtactaatcttgagggtttaaaatttgacaatgtggaagatggatggaataatttcagaaaaacaatttgtgaagttgctgatggtgtcctagggaagagtgctaagatagcaactaggaatattagtgaaaaagctttaggtttaatagagagtagaagggatttgtataagaattatctgagtgaatgatcgtatgaaaacaaaaggaatgtaaagaaagtggagaaagcattaaaatatgaactaaggagatgtgaaatgaaggcaatggataaaattgctgaggatctggaagatgcggctagacgtcataatagtaaaatattatactggcatgttaatcaattgaaagggagtagccaatccggactagtcccagttaaagatagaaatggggccacaattagtgataaggaaaaagttaaagaaagatgggtggaacattttgagaatgtgctaaaccgagatacagttgcaggaaaagatatagatgaaaatgaaaaagtttgtgatacattggatgtgaaggaagatttgtttagtgaggaagaattagcgacagtactagaaggattaaaaaataataaggccccaggtgctgatagtatgattaatgagttccttaaatatggtggctctgaggttaggaataagctactgaagattatgaacatgatttttgaaaaaggggaagtacccaatgattataggaaaaccttaattaaactactgtataagaaaggtgacaagagtgagtgtcgtaattatcgaggtattagtctggtctctgtaggtagcaaattactgagtaatatgatactttttagactgagacatgctgtagacaaagttttaagggaagaacaatgcggttttagaaaaggtagaggatgtgtcgaccatgttttcactcttaggttaataattgagaagtccctttattgtcaaacacctttggtccttagttttattgattatgagcaagctttcgattctgttgatacaacagcgttaacaaaggtcttatcgttatatggtataccagaaaaatacattaaagtaatctgcgctatgtacgagaataatactgctgcggttaaggtaggaaatgaggttagcaactggttttgtattaaatcaggagttaagcagggttgtgttctatccccctttatatggagcATTtagatggacttcgtcttaaggagcacagaaaagacaattggagaccatggaatcaaatggggaggaagaacgctcctggactttgattatgctgatgatttaagcatattagatgaaagtgtgagcaaaatgaatgaatttttagaggttttacgagttcagggtgctaaaataggcttgaaaattaatgttaagaagactaagtcactaaggctaggaataagtgaagatgaacaggtgacattaggtaacgaaaagattgatcaggtagggagcttcagttaccttggtagtataactagtaaagatggtgggagcagtgaagatgttaaaagtagaatttgagacaattgctcaggttggcaactgagcgcaaaagtaaaattttgcaaatggttttctttgtgactgttatatttatgtattatcaagtattttaaagttaatcgtcactgttttgttttaattgccattGCCTTAGGAATTTAGTGTTAACAGACAGGAGTCATTGCCTTAGGAATaacagacaggagttctatgtttcctagcttcaataaatttatatgcaattttgagaccaggggttacaaagtaggtcaaaacttgcaagtggaacttTAGagtgactaattaatttgtaagaaatgtatatcaatttaaagattcaaaataacaaacaagacgaataaataaaagtatccctttacaaccatttaatgaagtgtcacaaatgtaggtcacccttaagattgaaattaaCAAAGCTTCagttatgaatctgttttctttaaacaggctgaaggggcaaacctccaagctatgacaaattcaatcttacttttgggctctttccttttcaataggaactttctttggattttttttccaaccaagtaaaaacagtagggacagaATCAGGTGTAAGTGACCTCCCatttagcctacatacccaggagAAAATTATGCAACTCTATGCTAAtgattggtaatttttttgttgttcatatatttgacttataaagtgaacataccccttgatgccttgttttgtgttctttacaaacataaCAAGCGCTTCAAtttcaagttcaaatttaagtgCTCTTGAAAATATGTTAgcttaggtcaaaaagtgcttaagttTGAACtagcaatataagcaattattatacttgtaaagaacatacaaaaaggcatcaagtggtaaattcactttatttgtaagtcaaaatgtaaacaaaaaaaaatttactcccaacctgcctaatttgcaaatatatagcccaagtaatatattttcaatgtattctgccaccttttagcctagttgtttttcttttgccacagttgcttcaattctcaggtactagggttgagggatagatttgcagaatcaataggaaatatgtaatttcagctttagatttccatattaggagggttggggccaAAGTAGAGCAGGGTTGCATATAGAACatgttagctataattattctgtaaataataaagagtagcctttttttaacaggttttcttctataggccTACAGGACCTTCTCTTGGCTCTTACCACATAAGCACATGTTGTTTAACAATGACTGCTCAAGAGCTTAACTATGAAcccttagtaatattgacaagaaatgagtaacagaaaaaatgaaatttaggcTAAATGGGCAATCAGGAACTAGATACAGCCTAAAGGGGGCCAAAAGCAGGGCTGTATAActggagttcaaagaactccaattatacagtgaattttaaaaaaatcactgtagacaagttattttttagtgaagtaaacacttcccttgctaatttaggactttaaattgattagcctactgaaattttcccatcctatgcaattgaaatattttcccttttcagaacATTAAGACAatctatcacaataaaaaaaaatatctaaagcatcttgaatggaatgactaaaagaagacaTATGAAAATCACAATCtgcaatctaacaattaaacttctgccCCCACAAATTGTATTCGGATAACCAGCTCTGAAATTATTGCTCAAGTAGCTTAGTagtaactttaactaatattccaataactttataagatttttcttaattattttattatctacctatCCCACCCAACCAGTAAAAGAAATAACCCACCCacctacaaaagaaaaaagccagttttaactaggctaataacatagtttttaagtctattttagtGCAACCTACCCAACAACATAAAATCAAgctcaataactcaccacaCTGGTACACAAAAGTGGTGGCTTCATCTTGGATCTATCTGAAGACATACTCCATGATTAGctataattgaaacttctgCCTTCTTTCCGAGTTAACTTAAGACGAGcgtacaaaatgtaaaagttgttaaaagtcaacttttcattaactttcagtcaacttttacaaatcgaacGCTAGAAGTTAACTCGGAATCGCAAATAAAACGTGGGAATGCTGAGTTGCGTTTGATTCAACTCGAAAAAGTCAACTTATAAGTTGACTTTTTCGAGTTGAATCAAACGCAACTCAGCATTCCGACGTAATCGCACGGAATCGCGTTCCAACGGAATCGCAAATAAAACGTCGGAATGCTGAGTTGCGTTTGATTCAACTCGAAAAAGTCAACTTataagttgacttttttctctgctgccgttttatttagtaaaaagttGACCTAGAAAGTCAACACAGAATTGCGAATCTAACGCAAGCTTAATAAGaaatgagaagaaaatttttatgttgttaaaaacgttgattctcaggaaggcagctatcacattggtgagttattcaaatattaccaaatctaacaggcctagtttctaagccaacctataatttttagttgaaaaaactaaaaattataggttggtttgtaactttatattatagggtagttaaaaactaaaaattattggctttttttcccagtaaaattggtgcaaacagtattactggctttcataaaAAGCGAATATACcactccatgcccttttttatcctctttacaaatataataattgcttctaccacaaattcagatttaagcactttttgacctcttaaaaatgacctatatatggggtcattacaaatctgtaatagtttagaaacaaatttgggctatatatttgtacatcagggggtgggggtaaagcatagcatatattaaatacataaactaaccattgatgtaatttttatgtgtttgtactgttgcactggtgatttctcttctcattaaaattcaatgtgcacaaacacataaaaaaaaatacagcaaaggttagtttacttatttaat
The genomic region above belongs to Artemia franciscana unplaced genomic scaffold, ASM3288406v1 Scaffold_188, whole genome shotgun sequence and contains:
- the LOC136042725 gene encoding uncharacterized protein LOC136042725, which gives rise to MQWHEHINSLKSLIIQRLCILKRLAGSKWGCHPKIILDFYKLYIRSNIEYGIQIFSARPPSSFKILESLQNSAIRIALGVHKHTPLSKLRTLSGLVSLSERASSLRIKYFSQIQAYGAKHAVYAHTFAEKSACPNAHSSWNQFQLEVPNWNQHSLHAYPFTESPPWEMSPPSCQVELISISKDLIPNYEIQTILAEHISKAYPNYRKIYTDGSVQRERAGAGACIPSLNLNIYSPLPLGSSILSAELCAIRLALDALINYNIESENILCLSDSKSALLLIQNINRIANDKDLYNIRRQLLNLKIKENEVYFQHVPSHKGIKYNDMADSLAAKASMLSPSPSSDLNSRDIIRQRSKVNHSTLMLSPFHTRLNTVLYYRLKSGALLLNSLLFNWKLHHSPLCRICFSTEETIQHILFDCQAQSEETVALKRFCSLAKIPNTYTAILDSNLPWEIDRKIFKAAIDTLKKRNIV